The following proteins are encoded in a genomic region of Micrococcaceae bacterium Sec5.8:
- a CDS encoding pyruvate carboxylase: protein MFSKILVANRGEIAIRAFRASYELGAKTVAVFPTEDRNSIHRQKADEAYLIGNEGHPVRAYLDVDEVVRVAKEAGADAIYPGYGFLSENPNLARAAAKAGITFVGPPAEVLELAGNKVAALEAARKAGVPVLKSSQPSKDVDELIAAADVIGFPIFAKAVAGGGGRGMRRVDTREALPEALQAAMREADAAFGDPTMFLEQAVLRPRHIEVQILADAEGNVMHLFERDCSIQRRHQKVIEIAPAPNLDEGIRQALYRDAVKFAKALNYVNAGTVEFLIDTVGERAGQHVFIEMNPRIQVEHTVTEEVTDVDLVQAQLRIAAGETLADLGLSQETVQLKGAALQCRITTEDPANGFRPDVGKITGYRSAGGAGVRLDGGTVYSGAEISPHFDSMLVKLTCRGRDYPAAVARARRALAEFRIRGVSTNISFLQAVLDDADFIAGNVATSFIDERPELLKARVSADRGTKLLTWLAEVTVNKPNGELTVHSDPAAKLPALGEDVAAPGSRQRLLELGPEGFAKALRGQDAVAVTDTTFRDAHQSLLATRVRTRDLVAAGPAVSKLLPELLSVEAWGGATYDVALRFLGEDPWDRLAALRKALPNLCLQMLLRGRNTVGYTPYPEEVTVAFVNEAAATGIDIFRIFDALNDVNQMAPAIRAVRETGTAVAEVALCYTADMLDPDETLYTLDYYLELAQKIVDAGAHILAIKDMAGLLRPAAAARLVAALRERFDLPVHLHTHDTAGGQLATLLAAVDAGVDAVDVASASLAGTTSQPSASALVAALAHTPRDTGLSLANVCALEPYWEAVRRVYAPFESGLPGPTGRVYQHEIPGGQLSNLRQQAIALGLGERFEAIEDMYTAADRILGRLVKVTPSSKVVGDLALHLVGLNADPADFNENPQKYDIPDSVIGFLSGELGDPPGGWPEPFRAKALQGRTVKVRDVELSGEDSAALKGDSRTVQQTLNRLLFAGPTKDYQKSVESYGNLSVLDTRDYLFGLQRGAEHEIELEKGVRLIASLEAVSEPDEKGMRTVMCTLNGQSRPVVVRDRSVVSNVKAAERADTSQPGHVAAPFAGAVTLTVKAGDAVKAGDTVATIEAMKMEASITTPAAGTVSRLAVGAIEQVQGGDLLLVVE, encoded by the coding sequence ATGTTTTCGAAGATTCTGGTGGCAAATCGAGGCGAAATCGCGATCCGTGCCTTCCGCGCCAGCTACGAGCTGGGCGCCAAGACCGTGGCCGTTTTCCCGACCGAGGACCGCAACTCTATCCACCGCCAAAAGGCCGACGAGGCGTACCTGATTGGGAACGAGGGCCACCCCGTCCGGGCCTACCTCGATGTCGATGAGGTGGTGCGGGTCGCCAAGGAAGCCGGAGCCGACGCCATCTACCCCGGCTACGGCTTCCTCTCGGAGAACCCCAACCTGGCCCGGGCCGCCGCGAAGGCAGGCATCACGTTCGTGGGCCCGCCGGCCGAAGTCCTGGAACTGGCCGGCAACAAGGTCGCCGCCCTCGAAGCGGCCCGCAAGGCCGGCGTGCCGGTGCTCAAATCCAGCCAGCCCTCCAAAGACGTCGACGAGCTCATCGCCGCTGCCGACGTCATCGGGTTCCCCATCTTCGCCAAGGCCGTCGCCGGTGGCGGCGGGCGCGGCATGCGCCGCGTCGATACCCGCGAGGCGCTCCCGGAAGCGCTGCAGGCCGCCATGCGCGAGGCCGACGCAGCTTTCGGCGACCCCACCATGTTCCTGGAGCAGGCCGTCCTGCGTCCGCGCCACATCGAGGTCCAGATCCTGGCCGACGCCGAGGGCAATGTCATGCACCTCTTCGAGCGTGACTGCTCCATCCAGCGCCGCCACCAGAAGGTCATCGAGATCGCGCCGGCACCGAACCTGGACGAAGGCATCCGCCAGGCGCTCTACCGCGACGCCGTGAAATTTGCCAAGGCGCTGAACTACGTCAACGCCGGCACCGTGGAATTCCTGATCGACACTGTGGGGGAGCGCGCAGGCCAGCACGTCTTCATCGAAATGAACCCGCGCATCCAGGTTGAGCACACGGTCACCGAGGAAGTCACCGACGTTGACCTCGTCCAGGCGCAGCTGCGCATCGCTGCCGGTGAGACCCTGGCCGACCTGGGCCTGTCGCAGGAGACGGTCCAGCTCAAGGGCGCTGCCCTGCAGTGCCGCATCACGACGGAGGACCCGGCCAACGGTTTCCGGCCCGACGTCGGCAAGATCACCGGCTACCGTTCGGCCGGTGGTGCCGGCGTCCGGCTCGACGGCGGCACCGTCTACTCGGGAGCCGAGATCAGCCCGCACTTCGACTCGATGCTGGTCAAGCTGACCTGCCGCGGCCGCGACTACCCGGCCGCAGTAGCGCGGGCCCGCCGTGCCCTCGCCGAGTTCCGCATCCGCGGGGTCTCCACCAACATCTCCTTCCTGCAGGCAGTCCTCGACGACGCCGACTTCATCGCAGGAAACGTCGCCACCTCCTTCATTGACGAACGTCCCGAGCTGCTGAAGGCCCGCGTCTCCGCGGACCGGGGCACGAAACTGCTGACCTGGCTCGCCGAAGTCACCGTCAACAAACCCAACGGCGAACTTACGGTCCACAGCGATCCGGCGGCCAAGCTCCCCGCCCTCGGCGAGGACGTTGCCGCGCCGGGTTCCCGGCAGCGGTTGCTGGAACTGGGGCCGGAGGGCTTCGCGAAAGCCCTGCGGGGCCAGGATGCCGTCGCCGTTACGGACACCACCTTCCGCGATGCCCACCAGTCGCTGCTGGCTACCCGGGTCCGTACCCGCGACCTCGTGGCGGCCGGACCGGCAGTGTCCAAGCTGCTGCCGGAACTGCTGTCCGTCGAAGCCTGGGGCGGCGCCACCTACGACGTCGCCTTGCGCTTCCTGGGCGAGGACCCCTGGGACCGGCTCGCGGCGCTGCGCAAGGCGCTGCCGAATCTCTGCCTGCAGATGCTGCTCCGCGGCCGCAACACCGTTGGCTACACGCCGTACCCGGAAGAGGTCACGGTGGCTTTCGTCAATGAAGCCGCAGCCACCGGCATCGACATCTTCCGCATTTTCGACGCCCTCAACGACGTCAACCAGATGGCCCCCGCCATCCGTGCCGTCCGTGAGACCGGCACCGCCGTCGCCGAGGTGGCCCTGTGCTACACCGCCGACATGCTGGACCCCGACGAGACGCTCTACACCCTGGACTACTACCTGGAGCTGGCGCAGAAAATCGTCGACGCCGGCGCGCACATCCTGGCGATCAAGGACATGGCGGGACTGCTGCGTCCCGCCGCCGCCGCCCGTCTCGTGGCAGCCCTCCGCGAACGGTTCGACCTGCCGGTCCACCTGCACACCCACGACACCGCCGGCGGGCAGCTGGCAACACTGCTGGCCGCCGTTGACGCCGGGGTGGACGCTGTGGACGTCGCTTCCGCATCCTTGGCCGGCACCACCAGCCAGCCCTCCGCCTCGGCGCTGGTGGCAGCCCTGGCCCACACGCCCCGCGACACCGGCCTGAGCCTGGCCAACGTGTGCGCCCTGGAGCCGTACTGGGAAGCGGTCCGCCGCGTCTACGCCCCGTTCGAGTCCGGACTGCCGGGCCCCACCGGGCGGGTCTACCAGCACGAAATCCCCGGCGGCCAGCTGTCCAACCTGCGCCAGCAGGCGATTGCCCTGGGCCTCGGGGAAAGGTTCGAAGCCATTGAGGATATGTACACCGCAGCGGACCGGATCCTGGGCCGGCTGGTGAAGGTCACGCCGTCTTCGAAGGTGGTGGGTGACCTCGCCCTGCATCTGGTGGGCCTCAACGCTGATCCGGCGGACTTCAACGAGAATCCGCAGAAATACGACATTCCCGACTCGGTGATCGGCTTCCTGTCCGGTGAACTGGGGGACCCTCCCGGAGGCTGGCCGGAACCCTTCCGCGCCAAAGCGTTGCAGGGCCGCACCGTGAAGGTCCGCGACGTCGAGCTCAGCGGCGAGGACAGTGCAGCGCTCAAGGGTGATTCCAGGACCGTGCAGCAGACGCTCAACCGGTTGCTCTTCGCCGGGCCCACCAAGGATTACCAGAAGAGTGTCGAGTCCTACGGCAATCTGTCAGTCCTTGACACCCGCGATTACCTCTTCGGGCTGCAGCGCGGCGCCGAGCACGAGATCGAACTCGAGAAGGGTGTCCGCCTGATCGCCTCACTCGAGGCGGTCTCCGAACCGGATGAGAAGGGCATGCGCACCGTGATGTGCACGCTCAACGGCCAGTCCAGGCCCGTCGTCGTCCGGGACCGTTCCGTTGTCAGCAACGTTAAGGCCGCCGAACGCGCCGATACCTCCCAGCCGGGCCACGTGGCAGCACCGTTCGCCGGCGCCGTCACCCTGACGGTCAAGGCCGGCGACGCCGTCAAGGCCGGTGACACGGTCGCCACGATCGAGGCCATGAAGATGGAAGCATCCATCACGACGCCGGCAGCCGGCACCGTCTCACGGCTCGCCGTAGGCGCGATCGAACAAGTCCAGGGCGGAGACCTTCTGCTCGTCGTCGAGTAG
- a CDS encoding long-chain fatty acid--CoA ligase produces the protein MREISVPPLVIVPPETNVTDLVLRQAAKASNPALFSRLDAAGQWKDVRATDFLADVSLLAKGLMASGVSAGDRVGIMSRTRYEWVLVDFAIWFAGAVSVPIYETSSPSQVAWNLGDSGAVAAFGESAHHEDIIRQAATSEGLTGLAHVWQLEGSGLDEVRAAGAAVSDEDLEARRSLAGLADLATIIYTSGTTGRPKGCELTHGNFVELSENALATSLNSIVHEQARTIMFLPLAHVFARFISVLAVAAGVTVAHTPDIKNLLPDLQSYKPTFILAVPRVFEKVYNSALTKAEDGGKGAIFHRAADTAIEFSRARQAGKIGVGLKLKHALFDKLVYGKLRAAMGGEVAHAVSGGGPLGERLGHFFQGIGMQILEGYGLTETTAPVTVNTPDLIRIGTVGAPIPGNAVKIAEDGEILAKGVCVMRGYYKREDLSAESFEDGWFRTGDIGQLDDRGFLTITGRKKEIIVTASGKNVVPALLEDQIRADALVSQVLVVGDNRPFIGALVTLDEEALPGWLHRHGLPASTTLAEATDNAAVKAAVQELINGANQSVSKAEAIKSFRIVPADFTEASGHLTPSMKVKRAQVMKDFENVIEEMYGAPRPS, from the coding sequence GTGCGAGAAATCAGTGTCCCGCCCCTAGTCATCGTCCCTCCGGAAACGAACGTCACAGACCTGGTCCTGCGGCAGGCCGCCAAGGCTTCCAACCCGGCCCTGTTCTCCCGCCTCGACGCGGCCGGGCAGTGGAAGGACGTCCGGGCCACCGATTTCCTGGCCGATGTTTCCCTGCTCGCCAAGGGCTTGATGGCCAGCGGCGTCTCCGCAGGCGACAGGGTGGGCATCATGTCCCGCACACGCTACGAATGGGTGCTCGTGGACTTCGCGATCTGGTTCGCCGGTGCCGTCTCCGTGCCGATCTATGAGACCTCCTCACCCTCGCAGGTGGCCTGGAACCTTGGCGATTCCGGCGCGGTCGCTGCCTTCGGCGAATCCGCCCATCACGAGGACATCATCCGGCAGGCGGCCACCTCCGAAGGCCTCACGGGCCTGGCCCACGTCTGGCAGCTCGAAGGTTCCGGCCTCGACGAAGTCCGTGCCGCCGGCGCAGCCGTCAGTGACGAGGACCTGGAAGCGCGGCGAAGCCTCGCAGGCCTTGCCGACCTCGCCACCATCATCTACACCTCAGGCACCACCGGACGCCCCAAGGGATGCGAGCTCACCCACGGCAACTTCGTGGAACTCTCCGAAAACGCATTGGCCACGTCGCTGAACAGCATCGTCCACGAGCAGGCGCGGACCATCATGTTCCTGCCGCTCGCGCACGTCTTTGCGCGCTTCATCTCCGTGCTGGCGGTTGCGGCCGGTGTCACGGTGGCGCACACCCCCGACATCAAGAACCTGCTGCCGGACCTCCAAAGCTACAAGCCGACCTTTATCCTTGCCGTGCCGCGGGTGTTTGAGAAGGTCTACAACTCGGCCCTGACCAAGGCGGAGGACGGCGGCAAAGGCGCGATCTTCCACCGCGCCGCGGACACCGCCATCGAGTTCTCCCGTGCCCGCCAGGCCGGAAAAATCGGTGTGGGCCTGAAACTGAAGCACGCCCTCTTTGACAAGCTGGTTTACGGCAAGTTGCGCGCGGCGATGGGCGGCGAAGTTGCCCACGCTGTCTCGGGGGGAGGTCCGCTGGGAGAACGCCTGGGGCACTTCTTCCAGGGCATCGGCATGCAGATCCTGGAGGGCTACGGCTTGACCGAGACCACGGCCCCGGTGACCGTCAACACCCCGGACCTGATCAGGATCGGCACCGTCGGCGCCCCGATTCCCGGAAACGCGGTAAAAATCGCTGAGGACGGCGAGATCCTTGCCAAGGGCGTGTGCGTCATGCGCGGCTACTACAAACGCGAGGACCTCTCGGCCGAATCCTTTGAAGACGGCTGGTTCCGGACCGGCGACATCGGGCAGTTGGATGACCGGGGATTCCTGACCATCACCGGGCGCAAGAAGGAAATCATCGTCACTGCCAGCGGCAAGAACGTCGTACCGGCCCTTCTGGAGGATCAGATCCGGGCCGATGCACTGGTCTCACAGGTACTGGTGGTCGGTGACAACCGCCCCTTCATCGGCGCACTGGTGACCTTGGACGAGGAGGCACTGCCTGGCTGGCTGCACCGCCACGGGCTGCCCGCCTCCACCACCCTCGCCGAGGCCACCGACAACGCAGCGGTCAAGGCCGCAGTGCAGGAACTCATTAACGGCGCCAACCAGTCCGTCTCAAAGGCGGAGGCCATCAAGTCGTTCCGGATCGTTCCCGCCGACTTCACGGAGGCCTCCGGCCACCTGACGCCGTCGATGAAGGTCAAGCGCGCCCAGGTAATGAAGGACTTCGAGAACGTCATCGAGGAGATGTACGGAGCCCCGCGACCCTCGTAG
- a CDS encoding ROK family glucokinase, with translation MHTPTPGQQPGPYRRTGAWRRRTTAGVAAVPPGQGFREHLRLGRKGLAIGVDIGGTKVAAGVVDADGRILAQARRSTPGNDPRAVEQVIVELVEELGEGHRIWSVGIGAAGWMDLDGGTVLFSPHLAWRNEPLRDNLQRLLRRPVLLTNDADAAGWAEWRFGAGQGQNRLVCITLGTGIGGAMVMDGRLERGRFGVAGEFGHQIIFPGGHRCECGNRGCWEQYASGNALGREARELAAANSPVAQELLKAVDGHAERITGVIVTELAKAGDATSRELLEDVGEWLGLGLANLAAALDPGKFVIGGGLCDAGELLVGPARKAFARNLTGRGFRPAAAIELAALGPNAGLIGAADLSRVSSRMHS, from the coding sequence ATGCACACACCAACACCCGGGCAGCAGCCTGGCCCATACCGCCGAACGGGCGCCTGGCGGCGGCGGACCACGGCCGGCGTGGCGGCCGTGCCCCCCGGACAGGGGTTTCGCGAGCACCTGCGGCTTGGCCGCAAGGGCCTGGCCATCGGGGTGGATATCGGCGGCACCAAGGTGGCGGCCGGGGTGGTCGATGCGGACGGCAGGATCCTCGCCCAGGCGAGGCGCTCCACTCCCGGCAACGACCCCCGCGCAGTCGAACAGGTGATCGTCGAACTGGTTGAGGAGCTGGGCGAAGGCCATCGGATCTGGTCCGTGGGCATCGGCGCGGCCGGCTGGATGGACCTTGACGGCGGCACCGTCCTGTTCAGCCCCCATCTCGCATGGCGCAATGAACCCCTTCGGGACAACCTGCAGCGGCTGCTCCGCCGGCCTGTGCTGCTGACCAACGACGCAGATGCCGCAGGCTGGGCGGAATGGCGGTTCGGAGCCGGCCAGGGGCAGAACCGGCTGGTGTGCATCACGCTCGGAACCGGGATCGGCGGTGCCATGGTGATGGATGGCCGGCTGGAACGCGGACGGTTCGGTGTGGCCGGGGAGTTCGGCCATCAAATCATCTTCCCCGGTGGCCACCGCTGCGAGTGTGGAAATCGGGGCTGCTGGGAGCAGTACGCATCCGGCAACGCCCTCGGCCGGGAAGCCCGGGAACTGGCCGCCGCTAATTCCCCGGTGGCCCAGGAGCTGTTGAAAGCGGTGGACGGGCACGCGGAGCGCATCACCGGAGTGATTGTCACTGAATTGGCAAAAGCCGGGGACGCGACCTCCCGGGAGCTGCTCGAGGACGTCGGCGAATGGCTTGGACTGGGCCTCGCCAACCTGGCGGCAGCCCTGGACCCGGGAAAATTCGTCATAGGCGGTGGTCTCTGCGACGCCGGTGAGCTGCTGGTCGGGCCCGCGCGGAAGGCGTTCGCCCGGAACCTGACGGGCCGCGGCTTCCGGCCCGCGGCCGCGATCGAGCTGGCCGCCCTGGGCCCGAACGCCGGCCTGATTGGTGCCGCAGACCTGTCCCGGGTCAGCAGCCGAATGCACAGCTAG
- a CDS encoding alpha/beta fold hydrolase — translation MTIPLDHSPFSSPFTGTGTRTGVVVSHGFTGSPHGVRDWATFLADAGYAVRMPLLPGHGTSWQELARTRWQDWHAALDAAYLELAGECDQVVVAGLSMGGALALRIAATRPVAGAVLVNPGLVIDDRRAPLAGILKFVLKSTPAIANDILKAGIDEGAYPRTPVAAAHELDRMFKDTVRLLPRITAPVRVYRSAVDHVVSDSSMVALRRGLTHAPLEVIRLENSYHVATMDNDAPEIFRGSAEFIRSLVAEGVQDAAHASEKDTADD, via the coding sequence ATGACCATCCCCCTGGACCACTCGCCGTTCAGCAGCCCGTTCACCGGAACCGGCACCCGCACCGGCGTCGTGGTGTCGCACGGATTCACCGGCAGCCCGCACGGCGTCAGGGACTGGGCCACATTCCTGGCCGACGCCGGCTACGCCGTACGGATGCCCCTGCTGCCGGGGCATGGAACCAGCTGGCAGGAATTGGCCCGGACACGCTGGCAGGACTGGCATGCAGCCCTTGACGCCGCCTACCTTGAGCTCGCCGGCGAGTGTGACCAGGTGGTGGTTGCCGGGTTGTCGATGGGTGGGGCGCTGGCCCTGCGTATCGCCGCCACGCGTCCCGTCGCCGGCGCCGTGCTGGTCAACCCGGGTCTCGTCATCGACGACCGCCGGGCTCCGCTCGCCGGCATCCTGAAATTTGTGCTGAAGAGCACCCCCGCCATCGCCAATGACATCCTCAAAGCGGGCATCGACGAGGGCGCCTACCCTCGGACACCGGTCGCGGCCGCGCACGAGCTGGACCGGATGTTCAAGGACACCGTCCGGCTCCTCCCCCGGATTACCGCTCCCGTCCGCGTCTACCGCTCGGCGGTGGACCACGTGGTCTCGGACTCAAGCATGGTGGCCCTGCGCCGCGGCCTGACCCACGCCCCGCTGGAGGTCATCCGGCTCGAAAACAGCTATCACGTGGCGACGATGGACAATGACGCGCCGGAGATCTTCCGCGGCTCGGCCGAGTTCATCCGGTCGCTGGTTGCGGAGGGCGTCCAGGACGCCGCGCACGCTAGCGAGAAGGACACGGCAGATGACTAG
- a CDS encoding alpha/beta fold hydrolase, translated as MTASTPLAPAAFSYPGHGANAGIGVAICHGFTGSPLSILPWAEHLAGQGFAVSVPLLPGHGTHWRDLARSSWQEWYGAFESAYLDLAAETSRCYVAGLSMGGTIALRAAARHRVAGVAVVNPGLSFYDRRVRYISVLKHFQRTTVPAQEANPTAATTADGDYSLTPLAAVHQLSRLFNQTLRELPAVAAPALVFKSETDSVVPPTSVQLIRRKLGSAELAVVSLPGSGHVATLDVDAPLIFDQSVQFFLRHAGPVPRTGTGPTEPTPTIPESR; from the coding sequence ATGACCGCAAGCACTCCCCTGGCGCCCGCAGCGTTCAGTTATCCCGGCCATGGCGCGAACGCGGGCATCGGCGTGGCCATCTGCCATGGCTTCACCGGCAGTCCCCTGAGCATCCTTCCCTGGGCAGAGCACTTGGCCGGGCAGGGCTTCGCGGTGTCCGTTCCGCTGTTGCCCGGGCACGGCACGCACTGGCGGGACCTTGCCCGCAGCAGCTGGCAGGAATGGTACGGGGCCTTCGAGTCCGCGTACCTGGACCTCGCCGCCGAAACCAGCCGCTGCTACGTGGCCGGACTTTCCATGGGCGGGACCATCGCCTTGCGTGCCGCGGCCCGCCACCGCGTCGCCGGCGTCGCCGTCGTCAACCCGGGGCTGAGCTTCTATGACCGCCGGGTTCGCTACATCAGTGTGTTAAAACACTTCCAACGCACCACTGTCCCTGCCCAGGAAGCGAATCCGACGGCGGCGACCACCGCGGACGGCGATTATTCGCTCACCCCGCTGGCGGCGGTCCATCAGCTGAGCAGGCTCTTCAATCAAACGCTGCGCGAACTGCCGGCCGTCGCCGCGCCGGCGCTGGTGTTCAAGTCCGAAACCGACAGCGTGGTTCCGCCCACGTCGGTCCAGCTGATCCGGCGAAAGCTGGGGTCCGCGGAGCTGGCCGTGGTCAGCCTGCCGGGCAGCGGCCACGTGGCCACGCTCGACGTCGACGCCCCCCTGATTTTTGACCAATCCGTTCAGTTCTTCCTGCGCCACGCAGGGCCCGTCCCCCGAACGGGAACCGGCCCAACTGAGCCCACCCCCACGATCCCGGAGTCCCGATGA
- a CDS encoding lysophospholipid acyltransferase family protein — MFYWFMKTFVLGPVLKTLFRPWVKGLDNVPAEGAAILASNHLSFSDSIFMPLMVPRPVVFLAKSEYFTGKGVKGRLTATFFRLTNQLPMDRSGGAASLQSLNAGMDVLKNGSLLGIYPEGTRSPDSRLYRGKVGVARLVLQARVPVIPVAMIGTDKVQPIGKRMPNIRRIGMIFGEPLDFSRYYGMEDDRLIQRSVTDEIMYELMRLSGQEYVDEYAAVVKLRLAGKAADVAKDGRSGSGPAGAGPE, encoded by the coding sequence GTGTTTTATTGGTTCATGAAGACGTTTGTCCTGGGGCCGGTCCTGAAAACACTTTTCAGGCCCTGGGTTAAAGGCCTGGACAACGTCCCCGCCGAAGGTGCCGCCATTCTGGCGTCCAACCACCTGTCTTTTTCCGACTCCATCTTCATGCCGCTCATGGTGCCCCGTCCGGTCGTCTTCCTGGCAAAATCGGAGTATTTCACCGGCAAAGGCGTCAAGGGCCGGCTGACGGCGACGTTCTTCCGGCTCACCAACCAGCTTCCGATGGACCGCTCCGGCGGCGCGGCGTCGCTCCAGTCGCTCAATGCGGGCATGGACGTGTTAAAAAACGGCTCGCTCCTGGGCATCTACCCCGAAGGCACCCGCAGCCCGGATTCCCGGTTGTACCGCGGCAAGGTAGGGGTGGCGCGGCTGGTCCTGCAGGCGCGGGTTCCGGTCATCCCGGTCGCCATGATCGGCACGGACAAAGTCCAGCCCATCGGCAAGCGGATGCCCAACATCCGGCGCATCGGGATGATCTTCGGTGAACCCCTGGACTTCAGCCGGTACTACGGCATGGAGGACGACCGGCTGATCCAGCGCTCCGTCACGGACGAGATCATGTACGAACTCATGCGCCTCTCGGGCCAGGAATACGTCGATGAGTATGCCGCCGTCGTGAAACTCCGGCTCGCCGGAAAGGCCGCGGACGTGGCGAAGGACGGCCGCTCAGGCTCAGGTCCCGCCGGCGCCGGGCCTGAGTGA